A portion of the Pseudomonas synxantha BG33R genome contains these proteins:
- the ppc gene encoding phosphoenolpyruvate carboxylase, producing MSDIDARLREDVHLLGELLGNTIREQYGDDFLDKIEQIRKGAKADRRGAVSDKAAGDELSASLNQLQEDELLPVARAFNQFLNLANIAEQYQLIHRRDESQPAPFESRVLPELLARLKSEGHSHESLARQLARLEIELVLTAHPTEVARRTLIQKYDAIAAQLALQDHRDLTSAEREQIRERLQRLIAEAWHTEEIRRIRPTPVDEAKWGFAVIEHSLWHAIPNYLRKADQALHAATGLRLPLEAAPIRFASWMGGDRDGNPNVTAPVTREVLLLARWMAADLYLRDIDQLASELSMQQASPALQAKVGDSVEPYRALLKQLRERLRATRQWAHASLTASTPAPAEVLQNNRDLLDPLELCYQSLHECGMGVIADGPLLDCLRRAVTFGLFLVRLDVRQDSSRHSAAMTEITDYLGLGRYEDWDEDARIRFLTQELASRRPLLPGYFKASADTAEVLNTCKEIAAAPAASLGSYVISMAGAASDVLAVQLLLKESGVQRPMRVVPLFETLADLDNAGPVMERLLQLPGYRARLQGPQEVMIGYSDSAKDAGTTAAAWAQYRAQERLVDICREQQVELLLFHGRGGTVGRGGGPAHAAILSQPPGSVAGRFRTTEQGEMIRFKFGLPDIAEQNLNLYLAAVLEATLLPPPPPEPAWRHLMDELAADGVSAYRAVVRENPQFVEYFRQSTPEQELGRLPLGSRPAKRRAGGIESLRAIPWIFGWTQTRLMLPAWLGWEAALSKALERGEGELLAQMREQWPFFRTRIDMLEMVLAKADADIARLYDERLVQPDLLALGAHLRDLLSQACNVVLGLTGQSQLLAHSPDTLEFIRLRNTYLDPLHLLQAELLARSRRQEAAQDSPLEQALLVSVAGIAAGLRNTG from the coding sequence ATGAGTGATATCGATGCACGCTTGCGTGAGGATGTTCACCTGCTGGGTGAACTGTTGGGCAACACCATTCGAGAGCAGTACGGCGATGACTTTCTCGACAAGATCGAGCAAATCCGCAAAGGCGCCAAGGCTGACCGCCGCGGCGCCGTCTCGGACAAGGCGGCCGGCGACGAACTGAGTGCCAGCTTGAATCAGTTGCAAGAGGACGAGTTGCTGCCTGTTGCCCGGGCCTTCAACCAGTTCCTCAACCTGGCCAACATTGCCGAACAATATCAACTGATTCATCGGCGCGATGAATCGCAACCAGCGCCTTTTGAGTCCCGGGTGTTGCCGGAGTTGCTGGCGCGCCTGAAAAGCGAAGGGCACAGCCATGAATCCCTGGCCCGGCAGTTGGCACGGTTGGAAATCGAGCTGGTGCTCACCGCCCACCCCACCGAAGTGGCTCGCCGTACCCTGATCCAGAAATACGATGCCATCGCCGCGCAACTGGCCCTCCAGGACCACCGTGACCTTACCAGCGCCGAACGCGAGCAGATCCGCGAACGCTTGCAACGGCTGATCGCCGAAGCCTGGCACACCGAAGAAATCCGCCGCATCCGGCCCACCCCGGTGGACGAAGCCAAGTGGGGCTTTGCGGTGATCGAACATTCGCTGTGGCACGCCATTCCCAATTACCTGCGCAAGGCTGACCAGGCCCTGCACGCTGCTACCGGCTTGCGCCTGCCCCTGGAGGCTGCGCCGATTCGCTTTGCCTCGTGGATGGGCGGCGACCGTGACGGCAACCCCAATGTCACCGCGCCGGTTACCCGCGAGGTGCTGTTGTTGGCGCGCTGGATGGCCGCGGATTTGTACTTGCGCGACATCGATCAGCTGGCCTCCGAGCTGTCGATGCAACAGGCCAGCCCGGCGTTGCAAGCCAAGGTCGGCGACAGCGTCGAACCCTATCGCGCCTTGCTCAAGCAACTGCGCGAACGCCTGCGTGCCACGCGCCAGTGGGCCCACGCTTCGTTGACGGCCAGCACCCCGGCGCCTGCCGAAGTGTTGCAGAACAACCGCGACCTGCTGGACCCGCTGGAGTTGTGCTACCAGTCCCTGCATGAATGCGGTATGGGCGTGATCGCCGATGGGCCGCTGCTCGACTGCTTGCGCCGTGCGGTGACCTTCGGGCTGTTCCTGGTGCGCCTGGATGTGCGTCAGGACTCCAGCCGTCACTCGGCGGCCATGACTGAAATCACTGACTACCTGGGCCTTGGGCGTTATGAGGATTGGGACGAAGACGCACGCATCCGCTTCCTGACCCAGGAACTGGCCAGTCGTCGGCCGTTGCTGCCGGGGTATTTCAAAGCGTCGGCAGACACCGCCGAGGTGCTCAATACCTGCAAGGAAATCGCCGCCGCACCGGCTGCCTCATTGGGCTCGTATGTTATCTCCATGGCGGGTGCCGCCTCGGATGTGCTGGCGGTGCAGTTGCTGTTGAAAGAGTCGGGCGTACAACGACCGATGCGTGTGGTGCCGTTGTTCGAAACGCTGGCTGACCTGGATAACGCCGGGCCGGTGATGGAGCGGCTGTTGCAACTGCCGGGTTATCGCGCGCGGTTGCAGGGGCCTCAGGAAGTGATGATCGGCTACTCCGACTCGGCCAAGGACGCAGGCACTACCGCCGCCGCCTGGGCGCAATACCGAGCGCAGGAGCGTCTGGTGGATATCTGCCGCGAACAGCAGGTGGAACTGCTGTTGTTCCATGGTCGTGGTGGCACCGTTGGTCGTGGCGGCGGCCCGGCCCACGCGGCGATCCTGTCGCAGCCACCGGGCTCGGTGGCAGGGCGTTTCCGCACCACGGAACAAGGCGAGATGATCCGCTTCAAATTCGGCCTGCCGGATATCGCCGAGCAGAACCTCAACCTCTATCTGGCCGCCGTGCTGGAAGCGACACTGCTGCCGCCGCCACCACCGGAGCCTGCCTGGCGTCACTTGATGGACGAATTGGCGGCAGACGGTGTCAGCGCTTACCGCGCCGTGGTGAGAGAAAATCCGCAGTTCGTCGAGTATTTTCGCCAGTCCACGCCGGAGCAGGAGTTGGGCCGTTTGCCCCTGGGCAGCCGCCCGGCCAAGCGTCGCGCAGGTGGGATTGAAAGCTTGCGCGCGATCCCGTGGATCTTCGGCTGGACCCAGACGCGCCTGATGCTGCCTGCCTGGCTCGGCTGGGAGGCGGCATTGAGCAAGGCGCTGGAGCGGGGGGAAGGTGAGTTGCTGGCGCAGATGCGTGAACAGTGGCCGTTTTTCCGCACGCGCATCGACATGCTGGAAATGGTGCTGGCCAAGGCCGATGCCGATATCGCCCGTCTTTATGATGAGCGCCTGGTGCAGCCAGACCTGCTGGCATTGGGTGCGCATTTACGCGACCTATTGTCGCAGGCCTGTAATGTGGTGCTTGGCTTGACCGGCCAGTCGCAGTTGCTGGCCCATAGCCCTGACACCCTGGAGTTCATCCGCCTGCGCAACACCTACCTCGACCCGTTGCACCTGCTGCAGGCCGAGTTGCTGGCGCGGTCCCGTCGGCAAGAGGCGGCGCAAGACAGCCCTCTGGAACAGGCGCTGCTGGTGTCCGTGGCCGGTATTGCCGCCGGTTTGCGCAACACCGGTTGA